One part of the Hydra vulgaris chromosome 01, alternate assembly HydraT2T_AEP genome encodes these proteins:
- the LOC136074400 gene encoding uncharacterized protein LOC136074400, producing MSIKHFVITTILNSKKAKKKYYDNYFTENIKNIKATWKGIKNIINIKSNSQTTPNVIIHNNKTITNPFDICNTFNNYFTNIGKDVQATIPSSMNHFTYYLSNPFQKSYFIKPTDKHEISKIINSLDANKASGPNGLPVKILKLLETELSRILSNIFNISFLSGIFPENLKTAEVQNY from the coding sequence ATGAGTATAAAACATTTCGTAATAACCACCATTTTAAActcaaagaaagcaaaaaaaaaatactatgataattattttactgaaaacataaaaaatataaaagcaaccTGGAAAggcattaaaaacattattaatattaaaagtaactCTCAAACAACTCCTAATGTAATcatacataacaataaaacaataacaaacccCTTTGATATTTGCAATACTTTCAACAACTACTTTACTAACATTGGTAAGGATGTTCAGGCAACAATTCCTTCATCCATGAATCATTTCACATATTACTTATCAAATCCTTTTCAAAAATCATACTTTATAAAACCTACTGACAAacatgaaatttcaaaaattatcaacTCTTTAGACGCAAATAAAGCTTCCGGACCAAATGGTCTGCCTgttaaaattctaaaactatTAGAAACGGAACTCTCAAGAATtctttctaacatttttaatatctcGTTCTTAAGTGGTATTTTTccagaaaacttaaaaactgcCGAAGTTCAAAACTATTAA